A genomic stretch from Lathyrus oleraceus cultivar Zhongwan6 chromosome 2, CAAS_Psat_ZW6_1.0, whole genome shotgun sequence includes:
- the LOC127121168 gene encoding uncharacterized protein LOC127121168, translating into MPSPLLVSNLHNLLPYSSMSYTTILFLVLSIFSIFSIITFLCGTKNMKNLYKEEEATTASSSNKNKLISKLKRKINRRTLSRMKMKMLYWRKIEVEELEEGNKDDDEEEALWKKNILMGEKCRPIDEEN; encoded by the coding sequence ATGCCAAGCCCTCTTCTTGTTTCCAATCTTCACAATCTTCTTCCATATTCATCAATGTCTTACACAACTATTCTCTTTCTTGTTCTTTCTATTTTCTCTATATTTTCCATCATCACTTTTCTATGTGGTACTAAGAACATGAAGAATCTCTACAAGGAGGAAGAAGCAACGACGGCGTCTTCGAGCAACAAAAACAAGTTGATTTCTAAGCTAAAAAGGAAAATTAATAGGAGAACACTTTcaaggatgaagatgaagatgcTATATTGGAGAAAAATAgaggttgaagaattggaggaAGGAAAcaaagatgatgatgaagaagaagcTCTTTGGAAGAAGAATATCTTGATGGGAGAAAAGTGTCGACCTATAGATGAAGAAAATTAA